ATCAGCAGCCCCATCAGACCGGAAAGGACCGTATCCACGAGGCCGATGTACGCGGCCAGCGCGACCGTGGACACGATCACCATCGTCGTGGAGTCGATCAGCTCCCGATACCGCTCGGCGGGCTTGAGGTCCTTGCCCCTCTTGATCGGCCACGAGACCTTGCCCATCTCCGCCGCGACCTCGA
This genomic interval from Chlamydiota bacterium contains the following:
- the secE gene encoding preprotein translocase subunit SecE, whose translation is MGMLQKAKAFLVEVAAEMGKVSWPIKRGKDLKPAERYRELIDSTTMVIVSTVALAAYIGLVDTVLSGLMGLLIG